The following proteins come from a genomic window of Micromonospora echinofusca:
- the rimI gene encoding ribosomal protein S18-alanine N-acetyltransferase: MTVRLERFRWWHVDEVLPIEADLFGAEQWSAAMFWNELANGHFYLVAVDDGEVLGYAGLAVAPPDEAWVQNVAVRRDAQRRGIGRLLVEALLAEAARLGARSTLLEVAADNAPAQKLYATYGFEPIGVRRGYYQPSNTDALVMQRSAGCER, from the coding sequence ATGACGGTCCGCCTGGAGCGGTTCCGGTGGTGGCACGTCGACGAGGTGCTGCCGATCGAGGCGGACCTGTTCGGCGCCGAGCAGTGGTCGGCGGCGATGTTCTGGAACGAGCTGGCCAACGGGCACTTCTACCTGGTCGCCGTCGACGACGGCGAGGTGCTCGGCTACGCCGGCCTCGCCGTGGCGCCGCCCGACGAGGCGTGGGTGCAGAACGTCGCGGTGCGCCGGGACGCCCAGCGGCGCGGCATCGGTCGGCTCCTGGTGGAGGCGCTGCTCGCCGAGGCCGCCCGGCTCGGCGCCCGCAGCACGCTGCTGGAGGTCGCGGCGGACAACGCCCCCGCCCAGAAGCTCTACGCGACGTACGGCTTCGAGCCGATCGGCGTGCGGCGCGGCTACTACCAACCGAGCAACACCGACGCGCTGGTCATGCAGCGCAGCGCAGGATGTGAGCGATGA